GGCTTCCCGGAGGTCGTGGAGTACCGCATGACCGCCCGCCGCGCCGGCGAGATGGACGAGCTGGTCGTGGAGGTGGAGGACCGGCTGCAGGACCCACGCCGCATCGCCCGCGAGCTCAGCCTGCGGCTGGGCCTTACGATCGAGGTCCGTCTAGCGCCGCCGGCGTCGCTGCCGCGGAGCGACGGCAAGGCCAAGCGGTTCGTCGACCTCCGCAACGAGTAAGCCACCGCACACTACCCCGCCTCGACCTGCGGACCGCCCGCCCTATGATCTTTTCTTGGCTGAAGAAACGCTCGCGTCGCCGCATCGCCCAAGAGGGGCTCTCCGACGAGCTGCTGGAGCTCTTGCCGGCGGCGCTGTGGCAGTACGACTCGCTGGAGGACGAGGAGCAGCAGCGGCTCCGCCAGACCGCCGCCGTGGTGTTCCGAGAAAAGAACTGGGAGGGGTGCGGCGGCCTGGCGATGACCGACGAGATCCGGCTCACCATCGCCGCTCAGATCGCCCTGGTGACGCTTGGGTTCAAGGAGGAGTACTTCGACCGCGTTCTGTCGGTGTTGGTCTACCCGGACGCCTACCGCGCGCCGGAGGCCCACTCACCGGGGGGCGGGGTGGTGGTGGAGCACGAGTCGGCGCGTCTCGGCGAGGCCTGGTACCGCGGCCCGGTGGTCCTCTCTTGGAGTGACGTGCAGCGCGCCGGCGAGGGCCGGAACATGGGCCGCAGCCTGGTGGCCCACGAGTTCGCGCACCAGCTTGATATGCTCAACGGCCGCAGCACCGATGGCGTCCCCCCGCTCAACGACTCGTCGGAAGCGGAGCGGTGGGTAGCGAACCTCGAGTCGGCCCTGGCCCGGCTCCGGCACGACTGCCGGCGTCGCAGCCACCCGGTGATGGACTGCTACGGCGCCACCGACCGCAGCGAGTTCTTCGCCGTGGCCAGCGAGGTGTTCTTCCAGATGCCGCAGCGGCTGGTCGAGCGTGAACCAGAGCTGTATGAGTCGATGCGGGCATACTACGGGCAGGACCCCCAGAGGTGGGGGAGCGGTTGAGAGGGGTGTTGCGAAACCTGCGGGCTAGGTACGGAATCGCAAGGAGCAATTGGGTCGATTGAATTGCCAGTAACAGGCTGGCAGGGTGCGGTGAGCTACTTTTCAATACCGCGCGTCGCTCGATTTCGAATGTCGCGGTTTTCCGCCACGCAGCAGCATTGGGCCATGTCTCAGCAGACCACCGACCTCAACACCGACTTCGTGTCGCCGATCGCCGTCGGGTTCTCGCCGACCGCGAAACGCACGGTGAAGATGTCTGGACTCGTGGCGGCGCTGTCGTACTCGCTCGACATCACCGAGGGCCAGCCCCCTGGCCACGCGGCCCGGACCTGCCTGATCGGGATGCGTCTGGCCGAGCTGATCGGCCTCCCCGAAGCGGACCGCTCCGACCTGTTCTATGCGCTGCTCC
This portion of the Posidoniimonas corsicana genome encodes:
- a CDS encoding M90 family metallopeptidase produces the protein MIFSWLKKRSRRRIAQEGLSDELLELLPAALWQYDSLEDEEQQRLRQTAAVVFREKNWEGCGGLAMTDEIRLTIAAQIALVTLGFKEEYFDRVLSVLVYPDAYRAPEAHSPGGGVVVEHESARLGEAWYRGPVVLSWSDVQRAGEGRNMGRSLVAHEFAHQLDMLNGRSTDGVPPLNDSSEAERWVANLESALARLRHDCRRRSHPVMDCYGATDRSEFFAVASEVFFQMPQRLVEREPELYESMRAYYGQDPQRWGSG